One region of Triticum aestivum cultivar Chinese Spring chromosome 6B, IWGSC CS RefSeq v2.1, whole genome shotgun sequence genomic DNA includes:
- the LOC123136074 gene encoding aspartic proteinase Asp1, with product MAAMWSLIISLLFLLLTIAPSSSIKFLLEGNVYPVGHFYATLNIGEPAKPYFLDVDTGSNLTWLECNHPVHGCKGCHPRPPHPYYKPAADKLKVQCGGPLCAAVRRDVPGIPECSRKDPHRCHYEIKYVTGKSEGDLATDIISVIGKDKKNIAFGCGYNQEEPADAPPSSVDGILGLGRGKAGFAAQLKGLKMITENVIGHCLSSKGKGVLYVGDFNPPSRGVTWVPMRESLFYYSPGLAELFIDKQPIRGNPTFEAVFDSGTTYTFVPAQIYNELVSKVRGTLSESSLVEVKGRALPLCWKGKRPFRSVNDVKNQFKALSLKITHASGTSNLDIPPQNYLVVEEDGKTCLAIRDASSDPVMKELNFILIGAVTMQDLFVIYNNESKQLGWVRAQCDKAQELESVIDSRL from the exons ATGGCTGCCATGTGGTCTCTGATCATCAGTCTCCTCTTCCTCCTGCTCACAATCGCGCCGTCCTCCTCCATCAAGTTCCTGCTCGAAGGCAATGTCTACCCTGTTGG CCACTTCTATGCTACGTTGAACATTGGTGAACCTGCGAAGCCCTACTTCCTGGACGTCGACACTGGCAGCAACCTCACCTGGCTGGAGTGCAACCACCCAGTCCACGGCTGCAAGGGCTGCCACCCG AGGCCACCACACCCATATTACAAGCCAGCAGCTGACAAGTTGAAGGTGCAATGTGGTGGCCCGCTATGTGCTGCAGTGCGCAGAGACGTACCTGGGATCCCTGAGTGCTCCAGGAAAGATCCACATCGATGCCACTACGAGATTAAATATGTCACCGGGAAGTCAGAAGGTGACCTTGCCACTGACATCATTTCTGTCATTGGGAAAGACAAGAAAAACATCGCTTTCGG ATGTGGATACAATCAGGAGGAACCAGCAGATGCACCGCCCTCGTCGGTAGATGGCATCCTTGGACTCGGGAGGGGAAAGGCAGGCTTTGCTGCACAACTCAAGGGGTTAAAGATGATAACAGAGAACGTCATTGGACATTGCCTCAGCAGCAAAGGAAAGGGCGTCCTCTACGTCGGGGACTTCAATCCGCCATCCCGCGGCGTAACCTGGGTACCCATGAGAGAATCCTT GTTTTACTACTCACCTGGCCTAGCAGAGCTGTTCATTGACAAACAGCCGATAAGAGGGAATCCAACATTTGAGGCTGTATTTGACAGTGGTACCACCTACACCTTCGTGCCTGCCCAGATATACAATGAACTTGTTTCAAAG GTTAGAGGCACTCTCAGTGAATCATCACTTGTAGAGGTGAAGGGTCGTGCTCTGCCTCTATGCTGGAAAGGGAAAAGGCCATTCAGATCTGTCAATGATGTGAAGAACCAATTCAAGGCACTGTCACTGAAAATTACCCACGCCAGCGGCACCAGCAACCTGGACATCCCTCCTCAGAACTACCTTGTCGTGGAG GAAGATGGGAAAACGTGCTTGGCTATCCGTGATGCCTCGTCGGATCCTGTTATGAAGGAACTGAACTTTATCTTAATCGGAG CTGTTACGATGCAGGATCTGTTTGTGATATACAACAACGAGAGCAAGCAGCTCGGATGGGTCCGTGCACAGTGCGACAAGGCGCAGGAGCTTGAATCCGTCATCGATTCGCGTCTCTGA